Proteins found in one Drosophila busckii strain San Diego stock center, stock number 13000-0081.31 chromosome 2R, ASM1175060v1, whole genome shotgun sequence genomic segment:
- the LOC108596328 gene encoding 5'-AMP-activated protein kinase subunit beta-1 has protein sequence MGNVNSSTTQMHRERHKSTDLSTPSSPAHFRDAVGVSSAAAVGGGGGVGAGGKAFSFDKKHTAVLNEGSSQEDEDPYYTRTNRSTTTATTTKAAAVVDNELGTAAALTAEQSMEEQQKDEEQLEGSLNADEDDEAAELRKTALPTVLRWDYGGKNVTISGTFSEWKPIPMVRSHGNFVTIIDLPEGDHQYKFCVDGEWKHDPKLKSVENDEGNKNNLVSVRASDFEVFQALAKDSENVTNFAEKEYSQEVPQVKPWEKVSGPPNLPPHLLQVILNKDTPLSCEPTLLPEPNHVMLNHLYALSIKDGVMVLSATHRYRKKYVTTLLYKPI, from the exons ATGGGTAACGTAAACAGCTCAACGACGCAGATGCATCGTGAGCGCCACAAGTCAACTGACCTCTCAACGCCAAGCTCGCCCGCCCACTTTCGCGACGCGGTGGGagtgagcagcgctgctgccgttgGCGGAGGAGGTGGAGTGGGCGCTGGCGGGAAAGCGTTCTCGTTCGATAAAAAGCATACGGCAGTCTTAAACGAGGGTTCGTCGCAAGAAGACGAAGACCCGTATTATACGAGAACTAATCGctccacaacaacagcaacaacaacaaaagcagctgctgttgttgataaCGAGTTAGGTACAGCTGCAGCGCTTACAGCTGAGCAAAGCATGGAGGAGCAACAAAAGGATGAGGAGCAACTGGAGGGATCACTGAACGCTGACGAGGACGATGAGGCCGCGGAGCTAAGGAAGACAGCGTTGCCCACGGTGCTGCGCTGGGATTATGGCGGCAAAAATGTAACCATCTCGGGCACATTCTCAGAGTGGAAGCCCATACCTATGGTGCGTAGTCATGGCAACTTTGTGACCATCATAGATCTACCCGAGGGCGATCATCAGTACAAGTTCTGCGTGGATGGCGAGTGGAAACACGATCCAAAACTG AAAAGCGTTGAGAACGACGAGGGCAACAAGAACAATTTGGTATCAGTGCGTGCCTCGGACTTTGAGGTATTCCAGGCACTGGCCAAGGATAGTGAAAATGTAACCAACTTCGCCGAGAAGGAGTACTCCCAGGAAGTGCCGCAGGTCAAGCCCTGGGAGAAGGTATCAGGACCGCCAAATTTGCCGCCGCATCTACTGCAAGTCATACTCAACAAGGATACGCCGTTATCT tgcGAGCCTACATTGTTGCCAGAGCCAAATCATGTGATGCTCAACCATCTATATGCGCTATCCATTAAGGATGGGGTTATGGTGCTCAGCGCCACGCATCGTTATCgcaaaaaatatgttactACGCTGCTCTACAAGCCCATTTAA